The following are encoded together in the Triticum dicoccoides isolate Atlit2015 ecotype Zavitan chromosome 6B, WEW_v2.0, whole genome shotgun sequence genome:
- the LOC119325810 gene encoding uncharacterized protein LOC119325810, which yields MHLLNKKVLGQVLIRWIGNHKMHLQNKMVLGQVLIRWIGNQKMHLVNVLGQVLIRWIGNQTMHLPKKEKVVGQVLIRWIGNQKMHLPKKKVLGQVLIRWIGNQKMHLLKKKVVGQVLIRWIGNQKMHLLVSTCAT from the exons ATGCACCTTCTG AACAAAAAGGTTTTAGGGCAAGTGCTTATAAGGTGGATTGGAAACCATAAGATGCATCTTCAA AACAAAATGGTTTTGGGACAAGTGCTTATAAGGTGGATTGGAAACCAGAAGATGCACCTTGTA AATGTTTTGGGGCAAGTGCTTATAAGGTGGATTGGAAACCAGACGATGCACCTTCCA AAGAaggaaaaggttgtggggcaagtgCTTATAAGGTGGATTGGAAATCAGAAGATGCACCTTCCG AAGAAAAAGGTTTTGGGGCAAGTGCTTATAAGGTGGATTGGAAATCAGAAGATGCACCTTCTG AagaaaaaggttgtggggcaagtgCTTATAAGGTGGATTGGAAACCAGAAGATGCATCTTCTAGTAAGTACTTGTGCTACCTGA
- the LOC119320997 gene encoding BURP domain-containing protein 4-like, with protein sequence MQQKGFWESAYKVDWKPEGAPSKEEGFGASAYKVDWKPKDACSKEKGVGASAYKVDWKSEDAPSEEKGFGESAYKVDWKQEDASSKQKGFGASAYKVDWKPEGACSREEGFGASAYKVDWKPEDARSKGKGFGESAYKVDWKSEDAPSEEKGFGESAYKVDWKLEDSTSKKNNFDGSAYVVHWDPDHAHSSSSIPEELEKRRHVKFQTGMLFLKKNLHIGTTLPEGTMFARDGAPKSIHFSSTPLESKYLPTILSYFKLPHGSMKAKQVADTLHSCGKPADKVEPHMCFSSREAMARFATRELGVSGARVAITRIHGHENPSSMYVVEHITQLNSNLVPCHPMDFPYEVFYCHRPKLVQSLRVQLKDLKDDMSRVTTIAMCHMNTSDWDTRYFELLDGERGEPICHYMPTDYVMFY encoded by the exons ATGC AACAAAAGGGTTTTTGGGAAAGTGCTTATAAGGTGGATTGGAAACCAGAAGGTGCACCTTCCA AAGAAGAAGGTTTTGGGGCAAGTGCTTATAAGGTGGATTGGAAACCAAAAGATGCATGTTCTA AAGAAAAAGGTGTTGGGGCAAGTGCTTATAAGGTGGATTGGAAATCAGAAGATGCACCTTCCG AAGAAAAAGGTTTTGGGGAAAGTGCTTATAAGGTGGATTGGAAACAAGAAGATGCATCTTCCA AACAAAAAGGTTTTGGGGCAAGTGCTTACAAGGTGGATTGGAAACCAGAAGGTGCATGTTCCA GAGAAGAAGGTTTTGGGGCAAGTGCTTATAAGGTGGATTGGAAACCAGAAGATGCACGTTCCA AAGGAAAAGGTTTTGGGGAAAGTGCTTATAAGGTGGATTGGAAATCAGAAGATGCACCTTCTG AAGAAAAAGGTTTTGGGGAAAGTGCTTATAAAGTTGATTGGAAACTAGAAGATTCAACTTCCA AAAAAAACAATTTTGATGGAAGTGCTTATGTGGTACATTGGGATCCAGATCATGCACACTCTT CTTCCTCCATTCCTGAAGAACTAGAAAAACGCAGACATGTAAAGTTTCAAACTGGCATGTTATTCCTGAAGAAGAATCTACACATTGGCACTACACTGCCTGAAGGAACCATGTTTGCACGAGATGGTGCACCAAAGTCTATTCACTTTTCCTCTACTCCATTGGAGTCAAAGTACTTGCCAACCATCCTTTCATACTTCAAATTACCTCACGGCTCGATGAAGGCAAAGCAGGTAGCTGACACCCTTCATTCATGTGGGAAACCGGCTGACAAGGTGGAACCTCACATGTGTTTCTCATCCCGCGAAGCAATGGCAAGGTTTGCCACTAGAGAATTGGGAGTCAGCGGCGCACGAGTAGCCATTACAAGGATTCATGGGCATGAGAACCCTAGCTCCATGTACGTTGTGGAACATATAACCCAACTCAACAGTAACCTGGTGCCATGCCACCCTATGGATTTTCCGTATGAGGTGTTTTATTGCCATCGGCCAAAACTAGTGCAATCTTTGAGGGTGCAACTGAAGGATTTGAAAGATGATATGTCGCGTGTGACGACAATAGCCATGTGTCACATGAACACATCTGATTGGGACACGCGGTACTTTGAGCTATTAGACGGAGAGCGTGGTGAACCTATTTGCCACTACATGCCTACCGATTATGTCATGTTCTATTAG